One segment of Trachemys scripta elegans isolate TJP31775 chromosome 1, CAS_Tse_1.0, whole genome shotgun sequence DNA contains the following:
- the CD2 gene encoding T-cell surface antigen CD2: MNFRGIFLAKCLVVLFSCVKGSENKIYTEYGIRDGSVFLNITGFKEEKQQEVIWLKNSSRLAKDKGSDVRYYKAGKKYELFPNGTLKINRLVEEDSGNYKVTVYNSTGNLQVEENFILSVQEMVTKPEIKWTCSQKSITVTCEVKQKNKPALRLLQNNKTLFERQPTVANGIWKIEYQHKAKSHTAKFQCEVKNDISMKTTDQEIKCSGPLDIILIGSIAGGAVVFVIFLALLIYCIRKKRAERYEEEDEETPMQIQQLSDESKYRELPKPPVHAPQKQPRQQQRPPPQSQTQYQAGPPRPRPRTQQKSPSHMKERP; encoded by the exons GGTCTGAAAACAAAATCTATACGGAATATGGTATTCGGGATGGTTCTGTTTTCTTGAACATTACTGGCTTCAAAGAGGAAAAGCAACAGGAAGTAATATGGCTCAAAAATTCATCACGCCTCGCGAAAGACAAAGGTTCTGACGTGAGATATTACAAGGCTGGGAAAAAGTATGAGCTGTTCCCCAATGGAACCCTGAAAATAAACCGCCTGGTGGAAGAGGACAGTGGAAATTACAAAGTGACCGTGTACAATAGCACGGGAAATCTGCAAGTGGAGGAGAACTTTATTCTGAGCGTTCAGG AAATGGTCACTAAACCAGAAATCAAATGGACGTGTTCACAAAAGTCCATAACGGTGACATGTGAGGTGAAACAGAAGAACAAACCTGCTTTACGTTTGCTTCAAAATAACAAGACACTCTTTGAAAGACAGCCAACAGTTGCAAATGGCATATGGAAGATTGAATATCAACACAAGGCTAAAAGCCATACTGCAAAGTTCCAATGTGAAGTTAAAAATGACATTAGCATGAAAACTACTGATCAGGAAATCAAATGTTCAG GGCCGCTGGACATTATTCTCATCGGGAGCATTGCAGGAGGTGCAGTTGTCTTTGTCATCTTTTTGGCTCTGCTGATTTACTGTATCAGGAAGAAGAGAGCAGAAAGATATGAAGAAGAGG ATGAAGAGACACCGATGCAAATTCAACAATTGAGCGACGAATCGAAATATCGGGAGCTTCCTAAACCTCCAGTTCAcgctccccagaagcagccacgccagcagcagagaccccctcCACAGTCTCAAACTCAGTACCAGGCAGGGCCTCCCCGGCCCAGGCCACGCACTCAGCAGAAATCTCCAAGCCACATGAAAGAGAGACCTTAA